Sequence from the Pelorhabdus rhamnosifermentans genome:
ATTATGCAGGGAGGGATGGCTATTCGTCTTTCTACTGCTCGATTAGCCGCAGCTGTCGCTGAAGAAGGCGGTATTGGCTTGATTGCAGCTTCTGGTATGACTTTTGATGAATTGAGACATGAAATACGTCTCGCACGATCATTAACAAAAGGGATTATCGGTATAAATATCATGGTGGCTGCTCGGCAGTTTGCAGGTATTGTACACACAGCAATAGATGAAGGCATTGATCTGGTTGTTGCAGGTGCCGGCTTTTCACGTGATGTTTTTGGTATGGGGAGAGAATCAGGTACGCCAATCGTACCTATGGTTTCATCGGTAAAAGCAGCGAAAATTTCTGAAAAACTGGGTGCTTCAGCCGTTGTTGTTGAAGGTAGGGAAGCGGGCGGTCATTTAGGAACCAATCAATCTGTTCGTACGATTCTTCCGGATATTGTAAAAGCCGTAAAGATTCCTGCTCTCGGTGCCGGTGGAGTTATTTCGGGACAGGATATTTGTGAAATATTGAAATTAGGCGGAGCCGGTGTACAAATGGGAAGCCGCTTTGCAGCCAGTGAAGAATCAAATGCGGCACCAGCATTAAAAGAGTTTTACTTAAAAGCTAAAGCGGAAGATGTGGTTGTGATTAAAAGCCCTGTGGGTCTTCCCGGTCAGGCGATTCGCAATCCTTTTGTTGAGAAAATACTTGAAGGTACCCAGCCTGCGCCAGATTTTTGCGGAGCCTGCCTGAAACACTGCTCGCAAAGTTTCTGTATTATTAGTGCTTTGATTCGAGCTCAGCAAGGTGATGTAGAGACCGGTCTGGTGTTTACCGGCCAGGACATTCATAAGATAGATGAAATTCTTTCGGTCAAAGAAATATTTACTCGATTAATCAACGAAGCTGAAAAAATTCAGTAAAAGTTTACGTGAGGTGATTAGTTTGAAGAAGAGAGTTGTCGTAACAGGGTTAGGTGTTATTTCTCCGGTTGGTATTGGAAAGGATGCGTTTTGGCAATCTTTGATTGCTGGAAAATCGGGCATTACGCGGATTACCCGATTTGACCCTACTGATTTTGCTACACAAATTGCTGGGGAAGTAAAAGATTTTGATGCGACTCACTATATTGAGAAAAAAGAAGCCAAACGGATGGATCGTTGTACGCAGTTTGCTATTGCTGCAACGAAAATGGCTTTGGAAGATTCGAAACTAGATCTGGATAAAGAAGATCGGGAGCGGATTGGTACTATAATTGGGACAGGCATTGGTGGTATTGAAACGCTTCATGATCAATATAAAACATTGTTTGACAGAGGTCCGAATCGTATTAGTCCATTTTTTGTGCCGATGATGATTGCTAACATGCCTTCAGGGCAAACGTCCATTACCTTTGGTCTCCAGGGACCCTGTGAATGTGTTGTGACGGCTTGTGCAACAGGGACAAATTCCATTGGAGATGCTTATCGTATTATTGAACGCGGTGATGCTGATGTGATGGTTGCTGGTGGTAGCGAAGCGGCTGTTTCTCCAGCAGCTGTAGCTGGTTTCTGTTCGATGAAAGCTTTGTCCACACGCAATGATGAACCAGAAACCGCATCAAGGCCTTTTACGCTTGGACGGGATGGTTTTGTTATGGGTGAAGGCAGTGGCGTAGTGATATTAGAATCACTGGAACATGCTCAGGCACGTAATGCCCACATTTATGCCGAGATAGCTGGTTATGGCTCTAATGCGGATGCTTTTCATATTACCTCGCCAGCTCCTGAAGGGGCCCAGGCAAAAAAATGCATGGAACTCGCCATTAGAGACGCCGGTCTTGATGTAACAGCAGTAGATTATATTAATGCGCATGGTACATCGACATCGCTCAACGATAAAAATGAAACAGTCGCCATAAAGGCGCTCTTTGGTGATCATGCCAAGAAGCTTGCTGTTAGCTCAACGAAATCTATGACAGGCCATCTGCTTGGAGCAGCAGGTGGAATTGAATTTATTGCTTCTGTTTTAGCTATTCAAGAAAGTATTCTTCCGCCAACGATCAATTACGATGAACCAGATCCTGAATTGGATCTGGACTATGTACCAAATAAGGCCCGTAAGCAAGAAGTGAACGTGGCAATCTCCAATTCCTTTGGGTTTGGTGGACACAATGCTACGGTTTTGGCCAAAAAATTTAAAGCTTAATTGATGATGAAACGGATGTTGGATGATCATAGGCGGGCCGAGCTTACAAGGCTTGTTCGCTTTCTTGGAGTTGAAATGAAGGAGTTACTGCTGCTTCATCAGGCTCTGACACATACTTCTTATGCCAATGAAGCTCGGCACAGTGGATCTATTCACAATGAACGGTTAGAGTTTTTGGGTGATGCTGTTTTAGATCTGATTATTAGTGAGAACCTATTTAAACGCTTTCCGCAATTGACGGAGGGAGAGCTAACAAAGGCCAGAGCGAATCTTGTCTGTGAACATACGCTTGCGAAGAAAGCCGCAGAAGCTGATCTTGGTCGTTATTTACTGCTTGGTAAAGGCGAAGCCCTGTCAGGCGGCAGAGAACGTGTATCCATTTTGGCTGATACATTAGAATCGGTTATTGCAGCGGTTTATTTGGATCAAGGGTTTGCAGTCACAACGGACATGGTGTTGCGTTTACTTTCGAAAGAACTGGCCCTTGTCCAAACAGGTGAGTATGTAAAGGATTTTAAAACGTGGTTGCAGGAAGTTGCACAACGAACACCAGATAATAAAATTAGTTATGAAGTTGTTAGTCAGACAGGACCAGATCATGATAAGGTGTTTAAAATTAGTGTTCATTTGAATGATCAGGAGCTTGGCATTGGTATTGGCAAAAGTAAAAAAGAGGCCGAACAGCAGGCAGCTAAACTTGCATTAATGACGCTGAACGTAATTTGTGAATAAACTGGATAGCTACGTACACGAAAGGCGGCCATGGGGTCGTCTTTCTTAATGCACACGAAAGGTTGGGAGTGTTGTTTGAAAAAAAATACTATTATTCCTATCTTTATCCCTCATTATGGTTGTCCTCATCAATGCATATTTTGCAATCAGCATGAGATTACCGGTCAAGAACAGGTGGTAACCCCCGAGTATGTTCGAAGCGTGATAGATGAGTGGTTATCACGTTTCGATTTCGTATCACGGCATATTGAGGTAGCTTTCTATGGCGGCAGTTTTACGGCTTTGTCTTTAACAGAGCAAGCACGTTTATTAGAACCAGCAAAACAGGCGCTTGCCGCCGGAAAAATTGCAACGATTCGTGTTTCAACACGACCCGATTGTATTACACCAGCTATTTTAGCGTTGCTTCAATCAAACGGCGTAGCCACTGTGGAACTAGGTGTACAGTCCCTTGATAATGATGTGTTAAAATTGGCTGGGCGCGGACATACGGCTGAGCAGGTTCGCTTGGCTGTCAGGCAGCTTAAAGAACAAGGCTTTCAGGTAGGAATTCAGCTCATGCCTGGCTTACCTTGTGAAACCTTATTGTCTCTTGTACAAACGGCTATTGGCACGATTGATTTGGCGCCTGATTTTGTTCGAATTTATCCTGTCATTGTATTAGAAGATACGCCGCTTGCTGATCTCTATCGGAGTCAACACTATCAGCCGCTTACATTGGAGCAAGCGGTGGAGCAAACGGCTTTGCTGCGAACTCTTTTCGAGAATCATCATATTACTGTCATTCGTACGGGGTTGCAAGCGACGACGGAGCTTGATAAAACCTCTGTCGTGCTTGCAGGTCCTTATCATCCGGCCTTTGGTGAACTTGTTGAGGCTTATTTGTATCGGCAAGGTGTGGATGCGTGGCTGGAGCAAGTCAATCCCTGTGGAACCGTCACAATTCATTGTGCAGCAAGACAATTGTCAAAAGTGCGGGGACAAAAAAATGGCAATATTTGCTTATGGGCTAAGAATTATCCAGATGCCTGTGTTACGGTGATGTCTGATTTAGTCAAGCAAGATGAGTTGCTTGTAGAGTATAAAAGTACGAAATATGTCATAAAAAAAATAAATAAATTTTCCAGTTAAAAATATGCAAAAGAAGGAATTTTTAGGAAAAGTGCTGAATAACTTTAGTGTAGAAGCCTTTGCAAAGCCCTGAATTCAAAGGAGGTTAAGTAATGGATATACTGAAAGTATCGGCACAATCAAATCCCAAATCTGTTGCAGGCGCACTCGCTGCTGTTTTACGTGAAAAAGGTACAGCTGAAGTTCAAGCAGTAGGTGCAGGGGCGGTTAACCAAGCAATCAAGGCCATTGCTATTGCTCGCGGTTTTGTCGCACCGAATGGAATCGATTTAGTGGCGATTCCCGCTTTTGCCGAAATTATGATTGATGGTGAGGAACGCACAGCGATTCGTTTTATTGTTGAACCGCGGTAAAACAATCTCTGGAAACCTGTTTGCGTGAGCAAGCAGGTTTTTCTTTTATTATAGGGAATAAATAATTGAACATGAAAATTTATACTAGAAAGGTGTTAGTGATTCTTTTGCAGTTACACAAATTAGAGGCTTATGGTTTTAAGTCTTTTGCTGAGAAAACGGTCCTTGAACTTGGGGCAGGTGTGACTGCTATTGTCGGACCGAATGGTAGTGGTAAAAGCAATGTGGCTGATGCTATCCGCTGGGCTTTGGGTGAACAAAGCATGAAGAGCCTCCGTGGGGCAAAAAGCGAAGACATTATTTTTTCCGGTAGTTCGGCAAGACGGGCTCTGGGGCTGGCGGAAGTTTCGCTGTATTTTGATAACAGTGATGGACTTCTACCTGTTGATTTTGCTGAAGTAGTTATTACACGACGCATTTTTCGGTCGGGTGACAGCGAGTTTTTTATTAATAAAAGTCCTTGCCGTTTGAAAGATATTCATGAACTTTTTGCTGATACAGGTGTGGGGCGTGATTCCATGATGGTTATCGGCCAAAATAAAATTGACGAAATTTTAAATGCAAAGCCGGAAGAACGTCGCCTGATTTTTGAAGAAGCAGCAGGTATTATGAAATACAAACAACGTAAGCGGGACTCTGTACGCAAAATTGAGGAGACAGATAGTAATGTGACGCGTCTTGAAGATATTACTAGTGAAATTGAAGGCCAATTGGGTCCGCTCAAAGACAGTGCTGTCAAGACAAAGCAGTACAATGAGCTTCATGATGAATGGCTCGCTTGTCAGGTCAGTCAACTCTTACAGCGACTCACCAAAGCAGAACAAATCCTTGTCGGGGCGCGCAGCGATTACCAGCAATTTGCGGAGCAGGAGGTTATATTTAGTTCCAAATTGGCTGTTGCTGATACAGAGCGGGACAAGCAAACGAGTGAGTTGGCTAAGGCGGATGAAGCTTGTCGTAATGTATCTTTGCAGCTTAAGCAGATTGAAGAAGAGCTTACAAAACACGAGGCGACAGTCGGTATTCTTGATGAACGTCAGAGCCAAAACCGTCGGGAACTAGAAAGGTTAGTTGCTGATCGGACGTCTCTAGTTGATAAGACGGCTGAAAATCGGGATAAAAGTAAGCGATCCTATGCAGAATATGAGATCAAGCTGCAGGAGCAACAATCTTTACAGGACAAACTGGTTTTGCTTGAAGGGCAGCAAAAGAATGCTGAGGACGCTCAAGCTCAGTTGACGAAGCAAATTGAAACAGGGAAAGAACAAATTTTTGATTGTATGCAAGAACTTGTTTCACAGCGTAATCGATGTCGTGAGCTTGAAAAAGAGCTGCATGGTCTGGACGGACAGAAAGAAAGTCAGTCAGTTGAGGTGGCAAAAGAACAGCAACAGCTGGAAAAATTAGAAATTTTCTATCAAGAGAAAACAGCAGACCTTGCTCAGTTAAAAGCTCAGCAGCTTGCTGAAAAGGAACAGCACGTTTTATTATTAACGAGTAAAAAAGAATTGGAACAAGAATTAGGACGCTTAAAACAGCAGGAGACACAGCTTCAACTTCGTTTAAATGACAGGTTGACACGCAAGAAGTTACTTGTTCATATGCAGCAGGATTATGATGGTTTTGGCAAGGGGATTAAGAGCATTTTAAAAAGTGATGCGCCTTGGCGCTCTCAGGTTTTTGGGGCGGTAGCGGAGCTTATTCAAGTTCCGCCTCACCTTGTTACAGCCATTGAAATTGCCCTGGGTGGTGCGGCTCAGCACTTAATTACGGATCATGCCCAGACGGCTCAGGCGGCTATTCACTATTTAAAGAAAAATCATTTTGGGCGAGTCACTTTTTTGCCGCTCGATACGGTACAGTCCTATTCCAGGCGCGATGCGGAACGATCGTCAGCACAGGAGCAAGGGGTGCTTGGTTTTGCCAGTGAGCTTGTTACTTATGATAAGGCTTATGCTTTAGCTATGGCGCATGTATTGGGGCGAACCCTCATTGTTGATACACTTGATCATGCCTTGGTTATTGCCAAAAAGTATCGTTATTCTTTGCGTATGGTGACTTTGGAGGGGGAACTGGTGAGTCCCGGCGGTTCTTTAACAGGCGGGAGTTCACAGCGACGGGAAAATAGCTTCATCGGACGCCAAAGTGAAATTAATCGACTGGATAGCGAAATTGAATCACAACGCCAAGTTGTTTTGGATCAGCAGCAGCAGAGTCAGGCTGCTTGTGAGCAGCTTAAGCAGTTTGACGAGAAACTGGTTCTTTGCCAAGCAGTTCTTCAGGAAAACGAAGTCAGTCAGGCACAACGACTTGTACAAAATCAACAGACTTTACAAGACATTCAGCGCATTCGTCAGTCTGTCAAAAATTTAATGACAGAAAAACAGCTTCGTGAAGAGCAAGTGAAACAGTTAGGTGCTGATCTCGTTCTTGTGCAGCAAACAGTTAGCCGCCTGGAACAAGAGGATGATGAGCGCAAGCAGACTGTTACGGCTTGGCAGGAAAAAAATAAAATTCAGCAAGCAAGTTTGGCATCCATTACGGAACAAGTGACAGGACTAAGAATAGCAATGTCTGCCTTGACACAACAGCTTCAATCTGTGGGACAGAATCGTAGGCTATATGAAGCGAACTTACGTGAAACAGAAAATCAACTCGATTTATTAATGAAGCAGCAGGATAAGGCGCAAGTCTGTCTTGATGAAACAGCCACTGAATTACTTAGAATTTCAGAACTGAAAAAACGTCTTGCAGCAGAAAAGCAGGAACAAGAATTAAAACTGCGGCAATTTGAGCAGCAAAAATTAGTTGCTTTAAGTGCTGTTGCGGCGTGTGATAAGGATGCCAAGGCCATCCACAAGCAATTACAAGAAGTACAAGGACGTAGTCACGAACGAGAACTGCTTATAACGAAATATGATGCCGAAGTTGCTGCCTGCAATACACAGCTAGAATCGCAGTTCCAACTGACGCGTGAGACAGCACAGTCCTATTATCAGGAGCGTCCGATTGACGAACTTCTTGCAGTAGGTAAACGTCTAGAGCGTCAAATAGCCGAACTCGGGCCTATTAATGCCGGGGCCATTGAAGAATTTACGCGCCTCAAAGAACGGTATGATTTTTTGATGCAGCAAGTTGACGATTTAATTGAAGCCAAGAAGTACTTAGTGTCCATTGTTCAGGAAATGGATCAGACTATGAGTAAGCAATTTAAACAAGCGTTTGATAAAATTAATGATTATTTTCATCAAATATTTACCAAGCTATTTGGGGGTGGACAAGCTAAGCTTGTTTTAACTTCACCTCATGAACTGCTTGATACAGGCATTGATATTATTGTTCAGCCGCCAGGCAAAAAACAGCAGTATTTATCACTGTTTTCGGGTGGGGAGCGATCATTAACAGTCATTGCATTACTATTTAGTTTCTTAAGTTATCGACCCGCGCCATTTTGCATGGTTGATGAAATTGATGCGGCTCTCGATGAAGCGAATGTCACGAGGTTTAGTGAATTTTTAAAAGAATATGCGGAAAATACGCAATTTATTGTTGTTACGCATCGAAAGGGAACGATGGAAATTGCCGATGTCCTTCATGGTATTACCATGGAAGAATCAGGTGTTTCCAAACTTCTATCCGTTAAATTTGCTAAGCAAGTAGGCTAAAGGGGAGTTACAGATGGGCTTTTTTGATAAATTGAAAACAGGTCTAGACAAGACACGCAAGAATTTTACAAATAAAATTGATCAACTGATTACAGGTTATGCACAAATTGATGAAGAATTTCTGGAAGAGTTAGAAGCTGTGCTCATTTCGGCTGATGTAGGTATAAAAACAACGATGATTCTGATGGATAAGGTCCGTCAAGGCATTAAAAACAAGGAAATTAATAGCCCCGATGATTTAAAACCTTTTTTGCGGCAGGAACTTACCCAGTTTCTTATTGAGGGGGTGGAACCACTTCAATTGGCTGAAAATCCACCTACAGTTATTCTTGTTGTGGGTGTCAATGGTGTAGGGAAAACAACGACAATCGGTAAATTGGCGCACTATTACAAAGAGCAGGGAAAAAAGGTGCTGCTTGCAGCTGCTGATACCTTTCGGGCGGCAGCTGTAGAGCAACTGGAAATCTGGAGCGATCGCAGCCACGTCGATATTGTCAAACATGAAGAAGGAGCTGATCCTGCGGCTGTAGTGTATGATGCCGTTCAAGCTGCCAAGGCACGTAAAACAGATATTGTGATTATCGATACAGCTGGCCGACTTCATACGAAATCCAATCTTATGGAAGAACTAAAAAAGATGTGTCGTGTCGTCAATCGTGAAATTCCGGGAGCGCCTCATGAAACATTGTTAGTTCTTGATGCGACAACTGGTCAAAATGCGATTAACCAGGCCAAAATATTTGGTGAAGCAGCAGGAGTGACAGGTGTCGTTTTAACAAAGCTTGATGGAACAGCAAAAGGCGGCGTTGTCATTGCTATCAAAACAGAGCTCCAAATTCCAGTGAAATGGATTGGCGTGGGCGAGGGTGTTAGTGACCTCAGGCCCTTTAATCCCGAAGAATTTGCGTCAGCATTATTTCCTGACAAGTAAAAAACTTGACAGCTGCTTGGATTGTGATATAATAGCCAAGGTAAAGGTATTCTACTTGTCAGCATTTCTGACAGAAGGTGATGTTTTTTGTTAGACAAGGTGCTGAAAATTAGCGCGCTTTACGATTTTTATGGTGCTCTATTGACTGAAAAACAGCAAACTTCTTTGGAACTGCATTATTTCCAAGATCTTTCGTTGTCGGAAATTGCTGAGCAACTCGAAGTTTCACGTCAGGCTGTTTATGATTTGTTAAAACGAGCTGAACAAATTTTAGATGAGCACGAAGAAAAATTACAGCTTGTTGCACGACATCACGAAGAGAGACAGTTGCTTAGAGAAGTCTTTCAGCTTTTAGATCAGTCGCAGCTGGCTGATGTTGAAGTGGTCCAAGTAGCAAAAAATAAATTAAAACGTCTAATTGAGTAAAATGTAAGGAGACGTCTCATGATATTTGAAGGATTAGCAGATAAACTTCAGGCAACTTTTCAAAAATTACGCGGTCACGGTAAGTTATCTGAGGCTGATGTCAATGAAGCGATGCGTGAAGTACGCATGGCACTTCTTGAGGCCGATGTGAATTTTAAAGTAGTAAAAGATTTTGTTGCCAAAGTCAAGGAACGTTCCGTCGGTCAAGAAGTGATGGAAAGCTTAACACCGGCACAATTTGTTATAAAAATTGTTCATGATGAACTGACTCAGCTAATGGGTGGAACACAAAGTCGGATTGCCATTTCTTCCCGTCCGCCGACAGTTATTATGCTTGTTGGTTTACAAGGTGCAGGTAAAACAACAACAGCAGGTAAATTGGCCTTGACATTGAAAAAGCAAGGTAAGCGGCCACTGCTTGTTGCAGGTGACGTTTATCGTCCGGCAGCAATTAAACAGCTTGAGGTTGTTGGTAAACAAGTGGATACGCCTGTTTTCACACTTGGTGATAAGGTAAGCCCTGTTGAGATTGCCAAACAAGCCATTGATCATGCACTTGCTTATTTAAATGATGTAGTCATTGTGGATACGGCAGGGCGGCTGCACATTAACGAAGAATTAATGAATGAACTGAAGCAAATTAAGCAACAGGTGAAGCCTCATGAAATTTTGCTTGTTGTGGATGCCATGACAGGGCAGGATGCGGTCAATGTAGCACAGAATTTTGATCAAGACCTAGGTCTTGACGGGGTCATTTTAACGAAGCTTGATGGCGATGCGCGTGGTGGTGCAGCCCTTTCAATTAAAGCCGTTACAGGCAAACCTATTAAATTTACTGGTATGGGCGAAAAATTGGATGCTTTGGAACCTTTTTATCCTGAACGCATGTCGTCGCGTATTCTGGGCATGGGTGATGTGCTGAGTTTGATTGAAAAGGCGCAAGAAAACATTGATATAGATAAAGCCAAGGCGCTGGAAAAAAAGTTGCGTAAAGAAGACTTTACGCTAGATGATTTTCTTGAACAGATGCAGCAAGTTAGGAAACTTGGCTCGATGGAACAAATTTTAGGTATGATTCCTGGGATGGGAAGCCTAAAAAACAAGCTCAAAGGTGCCGAGTTTGATGAGAAAGAACTGAAGCATATTGAAGCCATTATTTATTCAATGACACCAAAGGAACGGAAAACACCCGCCGTTATTAATGGCAGTCGTCGTAAACGCATTGCTACAGGCAGTGGAACCCGTGTACAAGAAGTCAATCGATTGCTAAAGCAATTCGCCGATGCGAAAAAGATGATGAAGGGTTTTGCAAAAATGAAATCAGGCAATAAGAAGATGCCTTTTAAAATGCCATTCCTGCAATAGCAGTGGAATAGAATAAAGTTTTTGTGATATTTTATAAAGGAGGTGATTTTGTTATGGCAGTTAAAATTCGTTTAAAACGTCTGGGTGCAAAGAAAAGCCCTTTTTATCGTGTAGTTGTTGCTGATTCTCATTTTCCACGTGATGGCCGTCAAATTGAAACAATTGGTCAGTACGATTCCACCATGCAACCTGCTATCATTAAAATTGATGAAGAAAAAGCGATTGAATGGTTAAGCAAAGGTGCTCAACCGACTGATACAGTAAAATCTTTGTTCAGCAAATTGGGTATTATGAAGAAGTGGGATGAACTGAAGCGTTCTAAGAAAGAGGCGTAAGTCAATGACTGATTTAATAGAAGTTATCGCCAAAGCCTTAGTAAGAAATCCCGACAAAGTCAGTGTGACCGAATCGGTCGATAATGAAATCCTTATTTATAAGCTCCATGTGGCAGCGGAAGATATGGGAAAAATTATCGGAAAACAGGGACGGATTGCGAAAGCACTTCGTACTGTCGTGAAAGCGGCTGCCTCGCGGGAAAATAAAAAAGTGATGGTTGAAATCATTGAGTGAGGTGGCGTTTGTCATGGATCAAGCACAACAAGTGACGCTGAAGTGCCCAGTAACCATAAAAGCCAAAGTAACAGAAAACTTAAAAAAGCAATTGACAAGTGATATCGAGGAAGCCATTAAACGGGCGGATACGGAATTGCAGCAAATTGATTTCCAGGGGAAACGGGCGCTTGCTGAGCAAGCCAAGCAGGATGCACAGGGATTAGTTGGCCTGCGTCAGCAAATCAATGCAGAAATGCAAAAACGCATCGATTTCAAAGCACAAATGGAAGCGAAGTTAAAAGAAACAACCGAGCTCGAAATTGGTGTAGAAATCGTTCAAGGAACATTGGAACAATTTGTAACACTTGGAATGGGCGATGATTTAAATCAAGCCATGTCAACTGAGATATTGCTTGAAGACGGCAAAATTATTGCCTTGCGAAGTTAAGATGATGAAAAATTTGATAGCTGTAGGAAAAGTTATTGCCCCGCACGGTGTGCGGGGTGAACTTCGTATCATGCCTCTAACGGATTTCCCTGACCGATTTGAGCAGTTAAGTTCCCTGTTACTTGAGGATGAGAAGTCACTCACGATTGCTCAAGTAAGATATCATAAGCAGTATGTTTTGTTAAAATTTAAAGGCCTTGATTCGCGTAATGATATTGAGTGGCTCAGCGGAAAAATTCTTTATATTCCACGCGATCAAGTTATGCCTTTGTCTGAAGGCCAGTATTATCAGTTCGATTTACTTGGTCTTGAGGTTTTTACTGAAGACGAACAGTATTTAGGTAAACTGACAGATATTCTGGAGACAGGCAGTAATGATGTTTATGTCATTGAACAGGAACAGTCAGGTAGTAAGCCGTTACTTATTCCCGCCTTGAAAAAAGTTGTGAAGAAGATTGATCTTGAGAATAAAAAAATGATCGTAGTCTTGCAGGAAGAATGGGATGACCATGCGCATTGATATTGTTTCACTCTTTCCAGAGATGTTTGATGGGCCTTTGGGCCATAGTATAATCAAGCGTGCTCGTGATGCGGCATTATTAGACATTGTCATTACGAATCCTCGCATCTTTACAGAAGATAAACATCATATTGTCGATGATATGCCTTTTGGCGGCGGTGCCGGCATGGTCATGAAGCCTGACCCGATCTTTCGGGCTGTCCAAAGTCTGTGCGGGGAGACACTCCCTTCTAAGCGGCGGATAATTCTTATGTGTCCAAGTGGTCAGCCCTTTACTCAGGAGAAAGCCAAGGAACTTGCCACATTCGATCAATTGATCTTCGTTTGTGGTCACTACGAAGGTGTGGACGAGCGGGTTCGCAAATACCTTGTTGATGAATGTATTTCTATTGGCGATTATGTACTCACTGGCGGTGAGCTTCCGGCCATGGTTATTACGGATACTGTATCGCGGATGATTCCCGGCGTTCTTGGCGCACCCGAGGGGGCAGAAGAGGATTCTTTTTATCATGGTCTCTTGGAATATCCACAATATACGCGTCCCCGTGAATTTGAAGGAATGACAGTGCCTGACATCCTTCTTTCTGGTGATCATGCGAAAATTGCGCGTTGGCGTCGGAAAGAATCCCTTCGCCTGACGCTACAAAAACGGCCTGATTTATTAAAATCTGCTGAACTTTTGGACACGGATCGACGCTTGCTGCGAGAAATAGAACAGGAAGGCGGCGACGAAGAGTGAGTAAGACCTATATTGGACTGGTGCATTATCCCATTTATAACCGCAATAACGAAGTCGTAACAACCGCCATTGCTAATTTTGATATTCATGATTTAGCCCGTACATCACGGACCTATAATATTAAAAATTATTTTATTATCCATCCGCTGGAAAGTCAGATTCGCTTGGCTCAAGATGTCATGGATTACTGGAAAACGGGTGTTGGCAGTAAGTATAATTTGGATCGTAAAGAAGCTTTTACAACGGTTGAAACAGTGCCTGACATAGAGGCGGCTGTGGATCAGATTACTGCCAAGGAACAGGCTCGTCCCATTGTTGTTACAACAGATGCTAGGATTTATCCCAATACGATTTCTTATGGTCATTTGCGCGAAAAAATTGCTCAGAATGATCATCCTTGCTTATTGTTGTTTGGGACAGGTTTTGGTTTAGAAAAGACCATGATGAATCAATTTGATTATATTTTGGAACCCATTTATGGTGGTGGTGAATATAATCATCTTCCGGTACGGGCGGCTGTTGCTATCATACTGGATCGATTACTTGGAGAAGCTTGGTGGCAGGCGGGAAATACAGATTGATTTTTTTTTGTAAATAGGATATAATAAGTTTTGTGTAAAATGGATGGTCCTCTGCTTGACGAAGGCACGAACATCTAATTAAGGAGGAAATTACAAATGAATATTATTCAAGCTTTAGAACAAGAACAACTTCGCCAAGACATTCCGGTTTTTCGTCCGGGAGATACGGTTCGTGTCCATGTAAAAGTAGTCGAGGGTACACGGGAACGTATTCAGTTATTTGA
This genomic interval carries:
- the trmD gene encoding tRNA (guanosine(37)-N1)-methyltransferase TrmD, with the translated sequence MRIDIVSLFPEMFDGPLGHSIIKRARDAALLDIVITNPRIFTEDKHHIVDDMPFGGGAGMVMKPDPIFRAVQSLCGETLPSKRRIILMCPSGQPFTQEKAKELATFDQLIFVCGHYEGVDERVRKYLVDECISIGDYVLTGGELPAMVITDTVSRMIPGVLGAPEGAEEDSFYHGLLEYPQYTRPREFEGMTVPDILLSGDHAKIARWRRKESLRLTLQKRPDLLKSAELLDTDRRLLREIEQEGGDEE
- a CDS encoding KH domain-containing protein: MTDLIEVIAKALVRNPDKVSVTESVDNEILIYKLHVAAEDMGKIIGKQGRIAKALRTVVKAAASRENKKVMVEIIE
- the rimM gene encoding ribosome maturation factor RimM (Essential for efficient processing of 16S rRNA), with the protein product MMKNLIAVGKVIAPHGVRGELRIMPLTDFPDRFEQLSSLLLEDEKSLTIAQVRYHKQYVLLKFKGLDSRNDIEWLSGKILYIPRDQVMPLSEGQYYQFDLLGLEVFTEDEQYLGKLTDILETGSNDVYVIEQEQSGSKPLLIPALKKVVKKIDLENKKMIVVLQEEWDDHAH
- a CDS encoding YlqD family protein gives rise to the protein MDQAQQVTLKCPVTIKAKVTENLKKQLTSDIEEAIKRADTELQQIDFQGKRALAEQAKQDAQGLVGLRQQINAEMQKRIDFKAQMEAKLKETTELEIGVEIVQGTLEQFVTLGMGDDLNQAMSTEILLEDGKIIALRS
- the rpsP gene encoding 30S ribosomal protein S16, with translation MAVKIRLKRLGAKKSPFYRVVVADSHFPRDGRQIETIGQYDSTMQPAIIKIDEEKAIEWLSKGAQPTDTVKSLFSKLGIMKKWDELKRSKKEA
- a CDS encoding RNA methyltransferase, with protein sequence MSKTYIGLVHYPIYNRNNEVVTTAIANFDIHDLARTSRTYNIKNYFIIHPLESQIRLAQDVMDYWKTGVGSKYNLDRKEAFTTVETVPDIEAAVDQITAKEQARPIVVTTDARIYPNTISYGHLREKIAQNDHPCLLLFGTGFGLEKTMMNQFDYILEPIYGGGEYNHLPVRAAVAIILDRLLGEAWWQAGNTD